Part of the Tolypothrix sp. PCC 7910 genome, TGTTACTGCCAATTATCTTGACAGTTAAACTCCTCAACCAAGTTATTGCAAATTTTAAATTCATTATTTTCTTAAATTATTATGGAAAAATTTCAGCGTTATTAAAATATTTAGTTGAGATAGTTACACCACTTCAAAAGGAATTGATAAAGTTGCCATATCCGATACTCTAATTTCTTTTTCTGTACTGGCGCTACTTGAGCGATCGCTACTTAAATCATCAAGTAAATTGCCGATTACTTCTACTGGTTCTCCTAACTCTACCGGGCCGGAACTGCGATTTAATTCCGCAGCTAAAGCTACTAATGTTTTGACAGCTTTTTTCAGTGGAGAACGACTAATAATTACTAGCGCTTCTCCTGTACCTTTATCTATGGCTTTGAGCTTTAGTTGTCGTGGATCACCAATTGTGCGAGTTTCTTTTGGTTCTATTAATGTAGATTGTTCTGTTGCAGGCCATTGGTAGGGAAAGACTACTACTAACCCCCCTGTGGAATCTATCAGCAAACTGGTTAAATAAAGCGGAGTAGATTCGTTGTTGGTAACTTGCAACTGAAACAGTTTAGCAACTGGTAATTTTTGTGAATTAACTTGTTGTGCTGCACTTCGGTTATTTTTACTTCTAACTGTGGATGCTTGATAAAGAGGTGGCTTTGGTTGATCTACTAAATTCAGGGAAACTTCTACATCTAACTTTGAAGTTGTAGAGTTTAGGGTTTTTTTTATAATTTCAACTGCTAAAAAAGATTTAATTATTGGTTGTAACCGAGAAATGGCTGCTGTTGCTGTTTCTCCCAATTTGCCAAAAGATTGGGGTACTAATTCTAATCCTTTGGTAAATAAACCAATACTGCCAATTGTGGGTAAATTAGATATATTTTGTCGTTGTAATTGTTGCCGATACTCAGCTGTCAATCGACTCACTATATATTGCACTTGTGAGGGATATGGTACGGTTCCTGATTTTGCTGTTACAGCTTCAACACGGTTAAGTTGGGAAAGCGCTTGTTGAGTAGCATTGGTTTCTTCTGCCAGAGAAGGATCGATACCGATGGTTAATTTTAAATTAGCCGGAACCACACGACTGGATTCTTGTAACAGCATTCCTGGTTGCACAGATGCAACTTTTCCCCCTGGTTCTAGGTTGGCTGTTGCAGTTAAACCCTGACGAGATTCTAATTTAACTTGTGCAGATGCTTGCCCTTTTTCATCAACTATTGTGAAAGCAGCGCCTTTGTCAAAGCTTTGGAGGCTTTCTGAGTCTACTCCCCCTAACCAAATGGTGGCTTGTTTACCTTGTACTTGAGTAATTACAGCATCGGCTGGCGGTAATTTATTACTGATAAAATATACAGGATGGCTGGAATTCCCATCTGCTAAAGGTTTTTGGGTAGTTCGCAATACTCTTAAACCAGAAGTTAATTGCGCGATCGCACTACCCACATTACTTGTTTGTTGCCAGAGATATTGAGTTAACAAGTAAGTAAATGCACCTGCAAAAAACTCATCAAATGTAGCATCTGCTGCTGCCTGTTGTCGTTGAGCGCTAGCTATCACTACTCCTTTCCGCAAGGCTGCACACCGTTGTTTAGCAAATTCCTCAGATGAGATTTGTAATTTTTTTAACCAACGTTGTTGATATGCTATTTCTTCATTACTAGGCTTTAAATTATCACCTGGTACAGAACGGATTCTAAAATTACCACGAGTCCCACCCCCAGAGTGACAACTATCTAAAACAAAGGAAACATTATCTGTTTGCAATGCAGACAACAGCAAAAATAGAGTCCGCCCCATGATATCTGGAACTAATTTACTTTGTCCGTCCTCAGCCGGAACAATAGTACTGTTGGAGTCACTATTAAATTGCTGATTGGGACATAATTTTATCGGATTGGGGTCAATCAATTCCGAACCATGACCGGAAAAATGAAAAATTACTATATCTCCCGGTTTGGCTTGTTTAATTAAATGTTCTTCAAAGGCAGTTAATATATTGTTGCGTGTTGGTTGCTGGTCTGATGGGTCACTCGTTAACCTGAGAATGTCACTTTTATTAAAACCAAACCTGTGAATTAATAATTCCTGTTGTAAATTTACATCAGTAACACATCCTTGTAACTCACTAAATCTTTGACTCGCTGGATACTGATTAATTCCTACCAACAACGCTAATTTACGCGGAGTACTTTGTGCCAAAACTTGAGCGTAACGATTTGCTTGGCGAATAATATCGAATTGGCTCAAGCCCAGTGTAGTTAAGGCTGTTCCAGCAAATTGTAAAAATTTACGGCGTTGCATGAAGATTTATGTAATTTATGCAGTAATTAACAAAATATAAGCAACTAAGAGCTAAAAAGCCGAATTCATACCTCTTTGCTTGTGATTATACATTTATTTCTTAAGGCTGATGCATAAATAATCTTATATTTTTGTATTTTCAATAAGAAGCTCGTTAGAACTGAAAATAACTATATAGTTTTACGTCTTTTATCTGAGCTTATTCTGCATTACTTTCCCAAACAAGCGATTTAGTGAAGCGTAATAAACTGCTTAAGCTTGATGTATTAATCATCTAATATTTTTCTATTGAAAATAAATAATAAAATTTTTTATACCTTTGAGGCCTTACAGAAAATAAATTATCGAAAGTTTTCTGTCAGGTGTTTAACCTGCATCACAATATCTGTTGCGATCGCCTTAAATATGTGACGGTAAACTACAATTTTTGATTGTGTCCCATCTTCTTGATATGTTCGCCAATTCCAAAAGGTAGTACATCATCTTATTACTGTATAGGCGATGCTAAAAGCTAGCTACGCCTAAGCAATTGCTATTTCGGACACTACAATTGCTGCTTTTGACACTACAATTGCTGCTTTTGACACTACAATTGCTGCTTTCGACACTACAATTGCTGCTTTCGACACTACAATTGCTGCTTTTGACACTACAATTGCTGCTTTTGACACTACAATTGCTGCTTTTGACACTACAATTGCTGCTTTTGACACTACAATTGCTGCTTTCGACACTACAATTGCTGCTTTTGACACTACAATTGTTGATTGCGTTCATCCTGAAACAATAGATAGACAAAGACAGACGAGTAAAAATACTGACATACGCGCTATTGCGATCATTAAATCAGCTTCTGGGCTGAATGCCATCTGCAAACAGTTGATAAGCATCCTTTTGAGAAATAATCAGAGGTAAGATAATTGACTAAATATACCGTTGAACCTGGCATATCCGAAAAACACTAAAATTTATAAGATAGATGCATGTTATTAGTCGTAAAAAGCTGCGGGAATTTTGCCTAATACACGCTGATTCCTGCGAAGCACTTGATGACTGGTTTCAAACCGCTAGCAAAGCAGACTGGACTAATCTAATTCAGGTTCAGACAGTTTACCCAAAAGCTGAAGCCGTTAGTAACTTTATTGTTTTTAACATCAAAGGAAACAAATACCGCTTAATTACAAGTGTTAATTATGAGAAGCAGGTAATCTATATCAAGTACGTTTTGACTCATGCAGAATATGACAAAGACGAGTGGAAGCATGACCCATACTATTAATTCAACAATTTACGGTGAGTTGTTATTACATTATCAACCCCGAATTATCAAAACCGAGGCAGAAAATGAGCAATTTCTGGAAATGGTTGAAGAATTGCTAGCTCGTCCTAATTTAAGTCCAGAAGAAGATGCTCTTTTGGAACTATTAATCAAACTAATAGAGGATTTTGAAGAAAAGAACTATCAAATAAATGCTTCAACTCCTCACTCCAGACTGCTACATTTGATGGATGCTCAAAATTTGCAGCCATCTGATTTAGTAGGATTACTGGGTTCAAGTGACGCAGTAACAAAGATAATCAATGGTGAAGCAGAAATCACTGAAGAACAGGCTCAAGTTCTAGGAAAGTTTTTTCATGTTGCTCCCGAACTGTTTTTACGGAATTAAGAGTTTGAATATTAAAAAGTTTTTTTATCTAAAGTTAAATTAATTAACTTTTGTTCATCAAAATCTAAACCGTGGCGTTCTAAATATGGACGCAAATTTATTTGAATAAATAAATCCTTCAGTTCTTCAGCGATTTCTTGAGGTGGATTACCAGATAATGCGATTGCGCGAAGCGCAGCGCCAAGGGCGATCGCAATCAAACGTTCTGCTGTGCGAAGTTCACCACAGTCAATAGCAAGGGTTGCAGCGCTACGATGTAATACTGAACGTGTTGGTTCAGCATCAAGTTGATCGGCTATGAGTGCAGCAGCTTGAGATTCTTTATCTAATGCTTGGCGAAAAAGTTGAATAGCTTGCGTTAAGTCACCTCTAAGCTTAACAGTAAAAGCTGCTTCAGCTAAATCCATCGCCTGTTGATGTAACTTTTGAATCTGACTCATTTATCTACAATAAAAGATTGAGGTCTGTAAAAATGTAAAAGTACCTCATTAGTCAAATTATGAAATTCAAGGTTGTATTAGAACCAAGTGATGAAGGTGGATATACTGTCTATGTTCCCTCTCTCCCTGGTTGTCTCAGCGAAGGGGAAACAGTAGAAGAAGCATTAGAGAATATCCAAGAAGCAATCGAACTTTACCTTGAGCCATTAAAAAATGAATGGCGATAATGCGATCGTTTCTTAAACCCTAAATTTACCACAAGCGTGAAATAGGATAAGCATCAAAAGCAGAATCCGCACTAATAACAGGGGTTTTCTCTACGATTGCTTGAGCAATTAAAATTCTATCAAAGGGGTCACGGTGATAAAAAGGTAACGTAGAAACAACTGTAATATGATGAATGTTAATATTCAAAATTTCTATACTGTTTTGAATGACTTGCTCTGAAATTAGCCTATCAAAAGGGATATTTATAGTTAGCTTGCCAATGCTTTGCTTAATTGCTATTTCCCAAAGACTAGCAAGGCTCAAGCACCTTTGATTATTCGTATCTTCAATTACATTACGTGCAGTAGTGCTAAGTTTTTGACTACCTGCAATAAACCATAAAAAACTATGAGTATCTAGCAAGACTTTCATTACATATACTCACTAAAATCTTCTAAAGGTTCGTCGAAGTCTTCAGACATCAAAATTAAACCTTTAGCACTACCAAACTTTGGACGAGGCTTTGTTTCAGCAATTCGTACAAGTTTAACTAAAGGCTTATTTTCACTTGTGATTACTACCTCTTCACCTTCAATTACAGATTGAATTAATTCAGGTAAGGATTTAGTAGCTTCCAAAATATCGACTTCATGCATACAGCTTTCCCAAAGTGAAAGTTCTTTATGACTTTTGCTCCTCCACTATCAGTGTAGACTCAGCCGCACGTCCAAATTCTTCAGGTGCATATTGCAAATGTGCTTCCGCACCAGGCCAGAGAAATTTACCGGGGGTAACGGAACGTACTAAATAATGCAAGCTATAAACTCCTGGTTCCAGGTGGTCAGCGTAGGTGATAATGCGATCGCGGTAGATGTTCTTAAACCCTAATTGCCAACTATCGGCTTTTGCTTGCAATGCGGCGGTTGTAGTTTGGAAACTTGCGTCTACTGCTTCTAAGCCGGCTGGTAGCGGATCTGTGATGACAACATGATCTACAGGATGATCGGTAATCAGTTCTACACCAATATCAAATACTTGTCCTGGTTGTAAAGTTAAGGGTTTATCAAAGGCGAACAGTCCGAATTTTTGTAGAAGACTTTCTGCTTCGCCAACTTTTTGAATTTCTCTGGAAACTCTTAACCCGTTAAACTTCCCTGGTTGATTTCCTTGCAAACGATAATTATAAGCAACCAGATAATGTAATTTACCTTTACCTGATTTTTGTAAGACTAAATCATGGTGACCGCGAGGTAATTTATCCATTGGAACATTTAGTTGCCAGCTAGGCTTACTAAAGCCTTCAAAGCGATTTTCTCCTAACTTTTTACCAGCTAATTGTACGGAAGAAACAAAATTAGGTGGTGTAGGTTGGAGTTGACTATATTCTAATAAAGCGGTGAGTGCTTGGGCATTGTTATAACTAGTTTGCCATGTGCCATTTCTTCTTTGTGCTAGTAAACTTTGGAATAATTTATCTACCACTTCCGGCTTCGCTTTATTAGCAATAAATAATCGTAAAGCTTGCGCTTGTGCTGTACTCTGCGAACTCATCCATCCCCAGCTATTAGGTACACTAATAACGGCTGTACGTCCAGTTTCATAGATATTTTGTTGTAACTGGTTCAGCATGGTTTGCGATTCATCTTGCCATTCAGAGAATTGCGATAAGTACCGCGCTAATTTGATTTGATTGACAACATCAAAGTTATTACGTTGTTGGTAAATATCTGCTAAGAAGCTATTGCGTTTATCGCCTAGTTCTGCTAATGCTATCAAGGCATTGAGTTGCAGTTGAGTTTTACAAATTTGCTGTTTGCAAAAGTCATACTGTCCGGGGTTAGCCAGGACTTTTTCTAAGTAACTCTTGAGGCGAGAAAGCATTGCAGAATCAATTACACCGGGGAAGGTTTGATTAGCTTTTGCTAATGATTCCGCCGCATAAGCAGACACCCAAGGATCAGATTTTTCTTGTCCGGGGTAGGAAGCAAAACCACCATCGGCTATTTGCAGTTTTTGCAGTTGTTCAGTTGCTAGATTGGCTTGTTGATTAGTATTGAATTCGGCAAATGTCTGTCCATATTTTTGAGAGAGAGTTTGCAAATTCGCCGCAATCATTAACTGACTGGCTGCTGGTTCGGCGAAGGGTAATTCATCATCACTTAAAACTTGTTTGGCTGATGCTGTAATTTCTGGAACTAAGGTACTCGCCAGTTGAATATCTAAACCTCCCGCATTGGGGAAGGTATTTTTATCAACATTTAAAGGTATCTTGGTTTGCTTTTCAGTAATTCCTGTTTCTACAACTTGTTCAGTAATTTCGAGAGGCTTAATTTCTAAAGGTACTTCAAATGCATCAGCTGCATTATTTAACTGTGTAGTAAAGCGAACTTTCCCTTCTCCCACATTCTCCGCCAGCATGGGGAAGCGATAAGCTTGGGTAACAGCTTCAGCTTTGGTTTGTAAATTTGTCGTCGTGGGGTTATTCTCCGCAAACTTCACCGTACCGCTAAGTTCGCCGTTAATTGAAAGGTTTCCGCTATTTCCCGTGTTGTTGGTAACTGATAAACCAGCGAGAATGCGATCGCCTGGACGGGCGAATTGTGGCAAGATGGCATTAGTTAGCAATGGTTTTGTAGTAATAAAAGTGCGATCGCCATTGCCAAACCGCAAATTACCATCGGTAGCTACAGCCATGACTCGCCAGGTGGTTAAGTCATCGGGAAGTTTAAAGGTTACTTGTGCTTTCCCGGAAGCGTCGGTGAGGACAGCACCATTGTAATAAGCTAAGGCTTGAAAATCCGTGCGGACGCGGGTATTAGCTGCACCTGCAGAAAAGCCACCGCCATAACCCCAGCCTTTGGGTTTGGGGATATCTTGGGGTTGAATGACGACATCGGGACGATTATCACTAAAACGAGTTGCGATCGCTTGTTCGGCGTAAACTGTATTTACTAAATCTGGTGGACGATAGCCAGATAGTTGCAATACTGCTTCATTCACCACCATCACAGAGATTTGTCCTTGGGTGGGATTACCTTGATTATCCTTGAGTTCTAGTTGTACAGTTTCCTCAGCACCAGGTTCGAGTGATGCTTGCAATGGCTGAACTTCCACCTTTAAATATTTATCCTGCAAGTTGACTTTAAAAGGTGCAAAGCCAATTTTCACTAATTTATCTAAGCTTCCCGGTTCCACTTGATTGAGTGGTTTACCTTGTCTGACTAATACAGCTTGTACTGCTGCATTCGGTAACATTTCTGGCGTTACTTGAAACTGAATTTGTGGTGCGCCTCCCTTAACTTTAGTAATTTGTTGATAGAGAGGTTTGTCTTTAATGACTGCAAAATACAATTCGGCTTCTGGGTAGGGAGATTGAATTAATGCAGTTGCAGTTTCACCAGGTTTAAACTCTTTTTTATCGAGTTTAACTTCTAATTTATCTTCTTCTGGGGAACCCCAATATACTTGATTGTTTCCAGTTACCCAAATTTGTAAATCTGTAGCGCTGATTTCATCTTTGGCGTCGCTAAAATTCGCTCTAATTCTGTATGAACCGGATTCTCTTGGCGTTAAATTTACCGATTGAGGATTACTTGCAGATGTCACTTCTGCTTGTGCGACTGTTTTATATTCAACTTGATTTTTTGGTGTGCGGCTACCTTCTACTAATTTAGTAACGCTACTATATTTCATTTGTTGTAATTCTAGACGTAGCCGTTGACCTGTAAGAGCTTTTCCTGTAGGTTCAGTAACAACAGCTTCGATAGCAAATGGCTTACCAGCATCAGCCACAAAATTAGTTTTTAAGCCAATCAACCGATTACTCGGTAAAGCTGTAAAACTTTGGGAATTCGCCACCGATAAATTAGAAACATCCGTGACTTGCACATCTACCTGATAAGTCATGGGGTAGGGTAAATCTTTCGCGACTGTCAGACCTTGTGCGCTTTTACCGTTAGCATCAAGTACAGAAGTATTTTGTAAAACGTCGCTAGTTAAAGTTGGACTTTCTTCCGGCCAAAACCATTGTCTCCCAAAGCTAAATTCTTCCCAACCTTTGGGGATAAAACTAGCTTGCTGGCGCGTGACAAAATATTTCGCTTCGCCTCCTTGTACAGGCGCACCAAAGAGATAATTACTAGCCGCTTTCGCCTCAACTTTATCACCAATGAAGGCAAACTCTTTATCTAAATTCAGTTCAACTTTAAAATTAGGCGGTTTA contains:
- a CDS encoding type II toxin-antitoxin system Phd/YefM family antitoxin, which translates into the protein MHEVDILEATKSLPELIQSVIEGEEVVITSENKPLVKLVRIAETKPRPKFGSAKGLILMSEDFDEPLEDFSEYM
- a CDS encoding alpha-2-macroglobulin yields the protein MIIKVLIKFLLTLTLMLGIAGCSLFGINSGREQLPTVAPLAPPKLPDWIEQISPIGDAKPLNQIRIRFKEALIPVESLDSPEQQNLLQKFELTPPLPGRFRFLTPRMVGFQADKALPQATRFQVTLKSGLADLKKHRLDKDLAWTFNTEPIKLTNLPGVNPMEKADDQPIDLQPKLQFTSNVELDVNSVQKHLQLIPEGKTDGVGFKVILDKEEKPQENEDPLEKFDPGQRNWVYQLIPQLKLAAATHYRLSFAPGILPAYGNLPSEKEFASKLATYSPLAFQGINFYGQPDAGGTYGRFVKGSPQLEFNNILLPDSAIENIKIEPKPKDISRIIQVNDEDRIVNINPYALAPATSYTITVGGNLKDKFGQTLGKPVSVKYDTGDLAGDIWVPSDLNIFPAGKDLQLNINTINLPEANYKAAYKVVQPTDLVYDNNASNLLPKPVEWQSFSLARKNNQEVDVTVPLKERLSSSTGMLAYGVQARTNKYQENGKELWRETTTYGLVQLTNLGVFSQWFPDSGLIRVHHLSDGSPGKGATVEIYLSQLNAKSRQPASPCATGKTDDSGNFNIKCEDLQQCFPGSQRFTKAPELLIIAKENQDWAFTRTEEYSGVYGYGIDAGWQDGKPESRGVIFSDRQLYQPGEKAWLTGFADYLQNGTIQQDKNAAYQLILINPDGQRTDLGIKNTNEFGTFSLELPINKDQKLGYYTVQAQGKNGQEISGEFRLAEFKPPNFKVELNLDKEFAFIGDKVEAKAASNYLFGAPVQGGEAKYFVTRQQASFIPKGWEEFSFGRQWFWPEESPTLTSDVLQNTSVLDANGKSAQGLTVAKDLPYPMTYQVDVQVTDVSNLSVANSQSFTALPSNRLIGLKTNFVADAGKPFAIEAVVTEPTGKALTGQRLRLELQQMKYSSVTKLVEGSRTPKNQVEYKTVAQAEVTSASNPQSVNLTPRESGSYRIRANFSDAKDEISATDLQIWVTGNNQVYWGSPEEDKLEVKLDKKEFKPGETATALIQSPYPEAELYFAVIKDKPLYQQITKVKGGAPQIQFQVTPEMLPNAAVQAVLVRQGKPLNQVEPGSLDKLVKIGFAPFKVNLQDKYLKVEVQPLQASLEPGAEETVQLELKDNQGNPTQGQISVMVVNEAVLQLSGYRPPDLVNTVYAEQAIATRFSDNRPDVVIQPQDIPKPKGWGYGGGFSAGAANTRVRTDFQALAYYNGAVLTDASGKAQVTFKLPDDLTTWRVMAVATDGNLRFGNGDRTFITTKPLLTNAILPQFARPGDRILAGLSVTNNTGNSGNLSINGELSGTVKFAENNPTTTNLQTKAEAVTQAYRFPMLAENVGEGKVRFTTQLNNAADAFEVPLEIKPLEITEQVVETGITEKQTKIPLNVDKNTFPNAGGLDIQLASTLVPEITASAKQVLSDDELPFAEPAASQLMIAANLQTLSQKYGQTFAEFNTNQQANLATEQLQKLQIADGGFASYPGQEKSDPWVSAYAAESLAKANQTFPGVIDSAMLSRLKSYLEKVLANPGQYDFCKQQICKTQLQLNALIALAELGDKRNSFLADIYQQRNNFDVVNQIKLARYLSQFSEWQDESQTMLNQLQQNIYETGRTAVISVPNSWGWMSSQSTAQAQALRLFIANKAKPEVVDKLFQSLLAQRRNGTWQTSYNNAQALTALLEYSQLQPTPPNFVSSVQLAGKKLGENRFEGFSKPSWQLNVPMDKLPRGHHDLVLQKSGKGKLHYLVAYNYRLQGNQPGKFNGLRVSREIQKVGEAESLLQKFGLFAFDKPLTLQPGQVFDIGVELITDHPVDHVVITDPLPAGLEAVDASFQTTTAALQAKADSWQLGFKNIYRDRIITYADHLEPGVYSLHYLVRSVTPGKFLWPGAEAHLQYAPEEFGRAAESTLIVEEQKS
- a CDS encoding type II toxin-antitoxin system HicB family antitoxin: MKFKVVLEPSDEGGYTVYVPSLPGCLSEGETVEEALENIQEAIELYLEPLKNEWR
- a CDS encoding caspase family protein; protein product: MQRRKFLQFAGTALTTLGLSQFDIIRQANRYAQVLAQSTPRKLALLVGINQYPASQRFSELQGCVTDVNLQQELLIHRFGFNKSDILRLTSDPSDQQPTRNNILTAFEEHLIKQAKPGDIVIFHFSGHGSELIDPNPIKLCPNQQFNSDSNSTIVPAEDGQSKLVPDIMGRTLFLLLSALQTDNVSFVLDSCHSGGGTRGNFRIRSVPGDNLKPSNEEIAYQQRWLKKLQISSEEFAKQRCAALRKGVVIASAQRQQAAADATFDEFFAGAFTYLLTQYLWQQTSNVGSAIAQLTSGLRVLRTTQKPLADGNSSHPVYFISNKLPPADAVITQVQGKQATIWLGGVDSESLQSFDKGAAFTIVDEKGQASAQVKLESRQGLTATANLEPGGKVASVQPGMLLQESSRVVPANLKLTIGIDPSLAEETNATQQALSQLNRVEAVTAKSGTVPYPSQVQYIVSRLTAEYRQQLQRQNISNLPTIGSIGLFTKGLELVPQSFGKLGETATAAISRLQPIIKSFLAVEIIKKTLNSTTSKLDVEVSLNLVDQPKPPLYQASTVRSKNNRSAAQQVNSQKLPVAKLFQLQVTNNESTPLYLTSLLIDSTGGLVVVFPYQWPATEQSTLIEPKETRTIGDPRQLKLKAIDKGTGEALVIISRSPLKKAVKTLVALAAELNRSSGPVELGEPVEVIGNLLDDLSSDRSSSASTEKEIRVSDMATLSIPFEVV
- a CDS encoding type II toxin-antitoxin system VapC family toxin, which translates into the protein MKVLLDTHSFLWFIAGSQKLSTTARNVIEDTNNQRCLSLASLWEIAIKQSIGKLTINIPFDRLISEQVIQNSIEILNINIHHITVVSTLPFYHRDPFDRILIAQAIVEKTPVISADSAFDAYPISRLW
- a CDS encoding type II toxin-antitoxin system HigB family toxin, with translation MHVISRKKLREFCLIHADSCEALDDWFQTASKADWTNLIQVQTVYPKAEAVSNFIVFNIKGNKYRLITSVNYEKQVIYIKYVLTHAEYDKDEWKHDPYY
- a CDS encoding type II toxin-antitoxin system HigA family antitoxin, whose product is MTHTINSTIYGELLLHYQPRIIKTEAENEQFLEMVEELLARPNLSPEEDALLELLIKLIEDFEEKNYQINASTPHSRLLHLMDAQNLQPSDLVGLLGSSDAVTKIINGEAEITEEQAQVLGKFFHVAPELFLRN